The following nucleotide sequence is from Achromobacter spanius.
GTGGACGTGCGCCGCGACTCACCCACGTTCGGGCAGTGGGTGGGCACGCGCTTGAGTGCGGCGAACAAGCTTCAGCTGTGGATTCCCGAAGGGTACGCACATGGCTTTCTGGCGTTATCGGATTCGGCCGAGGTGCTGTATCGGACCACGGACTATTACGCGCCAGACCTTGAGCGATGCATCCGCTGGGACGATCCCGATCTGTCTATCGCATGGCCCTGCAGTCAGGCGCCGGTACTGTCCGAAAAGGACAGCCTGGGCGCCTTCCTGAAAGACGCCCAACTGGGTTGATCAATTCACCCCAGCCGCATGCGCCTGTTCATCCGCGTGATACGAAGACCGCACCATCGCGCCCACCGCCGCATGCGAAAAGCCCATCGCATACGCTTCACGCTCAAACATCGCGAACGTATCCGGGTGCACATAACGCAGCACGGGCAAGTGGTGTTCAGACGGCTGCAGATACTGACCAATCGTCAGCATATCCACGTTGTGCTCGCGCATGTCGCGCATCACTTGCAGGATTTCTTCATCCGTTTCGCCCAGACCCAGCATCAGTCCTGACTTGGTGGGCACTTCGGGGTGCAGCTTCTTGAATTCAGCCAGCAGCTTCAACGAGTGCATGTAGTCCGAACCCGGACGTGCCTGCTTGTACAAGCGCGGCACGGTTTCCAGGTTGTGGTTCATGACGTCCGGGGGGCCGGCGTTCAGGATAGTCAGCGCGCGGTCCAGACGGCCGCGGAAGTCGGGGACCAGCACTTCAATGCGGGTGGTGGGCGACAGTTCGCGGATGTGCGTGATGCAGTCCACGAAGTGGCCCGCGCCGCCGTCGCGCAAGTCATCGCGGTCCACCGAGGTGATGACCACGTAAGACAGCTTCAGCGCGGCAATGGTGCGCGCCAGGTTCTCGGGTTCTTTGGTGTCCAGCGGATCGGGGCGGCCATGGCCCACATCACAGAACGGGCAGCGGCGGGTGCACTTGTCACCCATGATCATGAACGTGGCCGTGCCCTTGCCGAAGCACTCGCCGATATTCGGGCAGGAGGCTTCTTCGCAGACCGTGTGCAAATTGTGTTCGCGCAGGATGCGCTTGATGTCGTAGAAGCGCGAGCCGGGCGCGGCGGCTTTCACGCGGATCCATTCGGGCTTTTTCAGGCGTTCGGCCGGGACGATCTTGATGGGGATGCGTGCCGTCTTGGCTTGCGACTTCTGTTTTTGCGTCGGATCGTAGACGGCTTCCACGGGAGCGGAAGCAGCAGCGGATTCGTTCGGGGGAACAGCGGACTCGGCGAGCGTAGACATTGGGCACCTTCGCAACCGGCGCGCAGAATGGCCCGGTTAGAGACAAAAAAGGCATTTTACCCTCCGCCGCCCCGGTGCGCCGCAGAGGCGCGGACGCCCGCCTGCCCCAACGAATGAGACAAGAGCCGCCGATGCCTGGCGAGCCCCATGGCCGGCTGGGTTATCGTCTTGCCTGATAAATTTGCTGACTTCCTTGTTATGTCCCTCCTTCCCCCGCCACGCCTTGTCGCTTTGATCGCCCCCCGCCTGGATAACGGGCCCGCAAGCCGTGCCATGCAAGCGTGTGCGGAACGCCTGGCGCCCCAGGGCTACTTTCTGACGGCGGGCCCATGGCACGACCCGGCCATGCTGCCGCAACTTGCCGCGCTGCATCCGGCCGCGGCGCTAGTCATCGGCCCGCTGGACGAACCCGCGTTGCGCGCCGGCTTGGCGGCGCTGGAAATACCGGTGGTGGAAACCTGGAGCGCATCGGCGCACCCGCTGGACACCGCCGTGGTCATCGACAATGAAGAGGCCGGCCGAGCGGCGGCGCGTCATCTTGCCGAGAAGCGCCATGCGCTGGTGGCCTGCATCAGCGCCGACAATCCGTGGGAACGCGCGCGCCGCCAAGGTTTCATCAGCGCCGCGGCGGCGTTGGGACTGGATCGGGTGGCGGATATCGTGCAGCCGGAAGTGCTGCGGATGAACGACGGCCGCATGGCATTCTTGCGCTTGCTGGCCACCAACACGATTTTTGATGCGGTATTTTGCACGTCCGACCTGCTGGCCGCGGCGGCGGTGTCGGAAGCCCACAATCGCGACCTGCATGTACCGCAGGATCTGGCGGTATTGGGGTTTACGGACGACGGCAGCGCCGCGCAATGGGCGCAAGGCCTGACCACGTTGGGGATAGATGCCGAAGATTTGGGCCGTCGGGCTGCGCAGGTATTGCTGGACCGCCTACAAGGTGAGCTGGCGGCCGGCCAGCATCAAACGCTGGACGTCACGTTCGAACCCCGCCTAAGCACGTAGGATGGGTGCAGCGCGAAAGATCGGTCAAAAGAACTTCACCGTAGATCGCGCGAAACCCATCAGACGAACGTGGCGCTGTAGCGGAACGTCCCACAACAAGGACGTTACTCAATGCCGCCGCAGCCGAACCTGGCAGCGATTCTGGATTGCTTGATTGCCTTGTGGCGAAACTGGCCAGGACGCTGGCGGTGCTTGATGGGTTGCGCGCGATCAGTGGTGGGGTTCTTGTAGCGGGTTTCTCGCGCTTCACCCATCCTACGGTCCTACGTCCCGCGCTTCATACCTCGTATAGCGCAGGAAAGCCGCTGTCTTGCAACAGCGTATTCGCTTCTTTCAGGAATGCCGGCGTGGCGGTTTCTGGTACCTGGACCAGCCATTGGACTGCTTCCTCTTTCTTGCCGCGCAGCAGCAAGAGTCGGCCCAGATGGAACATGCCGCGAAAATCGCCGCCCTCGGCGCAACGCTGGTAGCAGTCGAAGGCGCGTTCCAGGTCTTGTTCGACCACCTCGCCCGCTTCGTAAAACCGGCCAACCACGCCGATGGATTTCACATGCCCGGCCTGTGCCGCCTGCTGGTAAAGCGCCAGTGCCGCGGCCTTGTTCTGCGTCACACCGCCCCGGCCTGCGCGCAGCATGTGCGCGTAGTTGTACATGCCCCAATCCAGTCCGTGGTCTGCGGCCAGCCTGAACCAATACGCCGCAACGGTATCGTCGGCCGGCACGCCCCAGCCATTTTCGTAGCAGCGCCCCACCATATTGATGGCCATCGGATGATCGGCATTGGCGGCGCGTTTGAACCAGACCAGCGCGGCGTCGGGCTGGCGCGCCACGCCCACGCCGTCCAGCAGCATCTGGCCGTAGATGGTCTGCGCTTCGACCAGCCCAAGCTCAGCCGCCGCCCCGATCCAGGCGGCGTAGGGTTCCGGTGGGCCTTCACGCAATTGGGCCAGTTGTTCTGGCGTGGTCGCGGCGACATCGGCGGCGGTGTAAGCGGTCTTCAAAACGGTCTTCAAATCTGTTTTCAAAGCGTGCTTCTTGCGCGGCGCCAGGCGTCCGCCAGATTCCGCGCCAGCGCGTCGCCCACGTCGGTGGGCAAGCGGCGCACGCCGCAGGCCGCCATGTCGACGGTGCGCAGCCCTTCGTAGCCGCAGGGGTTGATGCCCAGGAAAGGAGCCAGGTCCATATCCACATTGAGCGACACGCCATGATAGGCGCGCCCGTTGCGGATCTTGATGCCCAGCGCCGCGATCTTGGCGAGTTCGCCGCTGCCGGGGCCCAGATCGGGGTCCGGCACGTACACGCCCGGCGCGCCGGGCTTGCGACAGGCGCCATCCACGCCGTGCTGCGTCAGCGTGTCGATAACGGCGCCTTCCAGCAGCGTGACGTATTCCTTCACGTACATATCCACGCGACGCAGGTCGAACAGCGCATACGCCATGACCTGCCCTGGCCCGTGATACGTCACCTGGCCGCCGCGGTCGCAATGCACGATGGGGATGTTGCCGGGGTTCAGCACATGTTGCGGCAGGCCAGCCTGGCCCAAGGTGTAGACCGGCGCATGTTCGCAAAGCCAGATCTCGTCGGGCGTATCGGCGCCGCGCAGCGCGGTATACGCCTGCATGTCCTGCCAGACCGGCAGATAGTCCGCCGGCCGCGCGAGCCACTTGATCACGGCAATTCCGGTTTACAGAACGATGGACACCATCGGATGGCCGTGCAAG
It contains:
- the rfbC gene encoding dTDP-4-dehydrorhamnose 3,5-epimerase, which codes for MKALPQTLPDVLLLEPRVFNDARGFFFESFNERVFQAVTGLQRHFVQDNHSCSAKGVLRGLHYQLERPQGKLVRVCAGEIFDVAVDVRRDSPTFGQWVGTRLSAANKLQLWIPEGYAHGFLALSDSAEVLYRTTDYYAPDLERCIRWDDPDLSIAWPCSQAPVLSEKDSLGAFLKDAQLG
- the lipA gene encoding lipoyl synthase translates to MSTLAESAVPPNESAAASAPVEAVYDPTQKQKSQAKTARIPIKIVPAERLKKPEWIRVKAAAPGSRFYDIKRILREHNLHTVCEEASCPNIGECFGKGTATFMIMGDKCTRRCPFCDVGHGRPDPLDTKEPENLARTIAALKLSYVVITSVDRDDLRDGGAGHFVDCITHIRELSPTTRIEVLVPDFRGRLDRALTILNAGPPDVMNHNLETVPRLYKQARPGSDYMHSLKLLAEFKKLHPEVPTKSGLMLGLGETDEEILQVMRDMREHNVDMLTIGQYLQPSEHHLPVLRYVHPDTFAMFEREAYAMGFSHAAVGAMVRSSYHADEQAHAAGVN
- a CDS encoding substrate-binding domain-containing protein, producing the protein MSLLPPPRLVALIAPRLDNGPASRAMQACAERLAPQGYFLTAGPWHDPAMLPQLAALHPAAALVIGPLDEPALRAGLAALEIPVVETWSASAHPLDTAVVIDNEEAGRAAARHLAEKRHALVACISADNPWERARRQGFISAAAALGLDRVADIVQPEVLRMNDGRMAFLRLLATNTIFDAVFCTSDLLAAAAVSEAHNRDLHVPQDLAVLGFTDDGSAAQWAQGLTTLGIDAEDLGRRAAQVLLDRLQGELAAGQHQTLDVTFEPRLST
- a CDS encoding tetratricopeptide repeat protein, which codes for MKTAYTAADVAATTPEQLAQLREGPPEPYAAWIGAAAELGLVEAQTIYGQMLLDGVGVARQPDAALVWFKRAANADHPMAINMVGRCYENGWGVPADDTVAAYWFRLAADHGLDWGMYNYAHMLRAGRGGVTQNKAAALALYQQAAQAGHVKSIGVVGRFYEAGEVVEQDLERAFDCYQRCAEGGDFRGMFHLGRLLLLRGKKEEAVQWLVQVPETATPAFLKEANTLLQDSGFPALYEV
- the lipB gene encoding lipoyl(octanoyl) transferase LipB, whose amino-acid sequence is MIKWLARPADYLPVWQDMQAYTALRGADTPDEIWLCEHAPVYTLGQAGLPQHVLNPGNIPIVHCDRGGQVTYHGPGQVMAYALFDLRRVDMYVKEYVTLLEGAVIDTLTQHGVDGACRKPGAPGVYVPDPDLGPGSGELAKIAALGIKIRNGRAYHGVSLNVDMDLAPFLGINPCGYEGLRTVDMAACGVRRLPTDVGDALARNLADAWRRARSTL